A part of Miscanthus floridulus cultivar M001 chromosome 6, ASM1932011v1, whole genome shotgun sequence genomic DNA contains:
- the LOC136461566 gene encoding GDSL esterase/lipase At5g45910-like: MRRRLLLACLVLLALAVAAPRAAMAREYAAVFSFGDSLSDTGNLCVDGIPDYLATARSPYGMTYFGYPTGRVSDGRVVIDFIAQELGLPLLPPSKAKNATFHRGANFAITGATALGMDFFEEHGLARAVWSSGSLHTQIGWFRDMKPSICSSPQECRELFRRSLFVVGEFGGNDYGSTIFSFRPLEEVHALVPHVVGAIARGVEELIAEGAVDLVVPGLLPTGCFPMFLSTFSDKPAAAYGPRSGCVKELNTLSWVHNAALQRKVEELRARHPAVRIVYADYYTPAIQFILHAEEYGMLKQMPRACCGAAGVGEYNFNLTSKCGEAGAYACQDPSNHWSWDGAHLTEAAYGHIAKGWLYGPFADPPILHP; the protein is encoded by the exons ATGAGGCGTCGGCTGTTGCTGGCGTGCCTGGTTCTGCTGGCGCTCGCGGTTGCGGCGCCGCGGGCGGCCATGGCCCGGGAGTACGCGGCCGTGTTCAGCTTCGGGGACTCCCTGTCGGACACCGGCAACCTCTGCGTGGACGGCATCCCGGACTACCTGGCCACGGCGCGCTCGCCGTACGGCATGACCTACTTCGGCTACCCCACGGGGCGCGTCTCCGACGGCCGCGTCGTCATCGACTTCATCG CGCAGGAGCTGgggctgccgctgctgccgccgtcCAAGGCGAAGAACGCGACGTTCCACCGCGGCGCCAACTTCGCCATTACGGGCGCCACGGCGCTGGGCATGGACTTCTTCGAGGAGCACGGGCTGGCGCGCGCCGTGTGGAGCTCCGGCTCCCTGCACACCCAGATCGGGTGGTTCCGGGACATGAAGCCCAGCATCTGCAGCTCCCCGCAAG AGTGCCGGGAGCTGTTCCGGCGGTCGCTGTTTGTGGTGGGCGAGTTCGGGGGCAACGACTACGGGTCGACGATCTTCTCCTTCCGGCCACTGGAGGAGGTGCACGCGCTGGTGCCGCACGTGGTGGGCGCCATCGCGCGGGGCGTGGAGGAGCTGATCGCGGAGGGCGCCGTGGACCTAGTGGTGCCGGGGCTGCTGCCCACCGGCTGCTTCCCCATGTTCCTGTCCACGTTCAGCGACAAGCCGGCCGCGGCGTACGGGCCCCGGAGCGGGTGCGTCAAGGAGCTCAACACGCTGTCGTGGGTGCACAACGCCGCGCTGCAGCGCAAGGTCGAGGAGCTCCGCGCCAGGCACCCCGCCGTGCGCATCGTCTACGCTGACTACTACACGCCCGCCATCCAGTTCATCCTCCACGCCGAAGAGTACG GGATGCTGAAACAGATGCCGCGAGCCTGCTGCGGTGCGGCGGGCGTGGGGGAGTACAACTTCAACCTGACGTCCAAGTGCGGCGAGGCAGGGGCGTACGCGTGCCAGGACCCTTCCAACCACTGGAGCTGGGACGGCGCCCACCTGACCGAGGCAGCCTACGGCCACATCGCCAAAGGCTGGCTCTACGGGCCTTTCGCTGACCCACCAATCCTCCACCCCTGA